A single genomic interval of Bos indicus isolate NIAB-ARS_2022 breed Sahiwal x Tharparkar chromosome 5, NIAB-ARS_B.indTharparkar_mat_pri_1.0, whole genome shotgun sequence harbors:
- the INHBC gene encoding inhibin beta C chain, with protein MICSLFLAFLVLAAAMVATPRADRQCPACGEPALDVESHRELLLNLAKRSILDKLHLSQRPTLGRPVSGVALRAALHRLHGPPQGALPEADEGQEYEIISFAETGLCNTTQTRLDFHFSSDSSAGGLEVQQASLMFFVQLPPNTTCPLKVRVLELSPRDTNLTSATQHLLQVDDTGWHQLLLGPEAQTAYSQGHLALELAPEEQVDWSPVVLARAAHRPFVTARVRVGGQHRVRRRGIDCQGRSKMCCRQEFFVDFREIGWHDWIIQPEGYAMNFCTGQCPLHVAGMPGIAASFYTSVLNLLKVNTAAGTTRGSSCCVPTVRRPLSLLYYDRDSNIVKTDIPDMVVEACGCS; from the exons ATGATCTGCTCCTTGTTCCTGGCCTTCCTGGTCCTGGCTGCAGCCATGGTGGCCACTCCCAGGGCTGACAGACAGTGTCCAGCATGCGGGGAGCCTGCCTTGGACGTGGAGAGCCACCGGGAGCTGCTGCTTAACCTGGCCAAGAGGAGCATCTTGGACAAGCTGCACCTCAGCCAGCGCCCCACCCTGGGCCGGCCTGTGTCCGGAGTTGCTCTGCGGGCTGCCCTGCATCGACTCCACGGGCCCCCACAGGGGGCGCTTCCGGAAGCCGATGAGGGACAGGAGTATGAGATCATCAGCTTTGCCGAGACAG GCCTCTGCAACACTACTCAGACTCGTCTGGATTTCCATTTCTCCTCTGACAGCTCGGCTGGAGGCTTGGAGGTCCAGCAGGCCAGCCTCATGTTCTTTGTGCAGCTCCCTCCCAATACCACCTGCCCTCTGAAGGTGAGGGTCCTTGAGCTCAGCCCACGTGACACCAACCTCACCTCGGCCACTCAGCACCTGCTGCAGGTAGACGACACTGGCTGGCACCAGCTTCTCCTGGGGCCTGAAGCTCAGACTGCCTATAGCCAGGGGCACCTGGCCCTGGAGCTGGCCCCTGAAGAACAGGTGGACTGGAGCCCAGTCGTCCTGGCTAGGGCTGCACATAGGCCTTTCGTGACAGCTCGGGTGAGAGTCGGGGGCCAGCACCGGGTTCGTCGTCGAGGCATCGACTGCCAGGGCAGGTCCAAGATGTGCTGTCGACAAGAGTTCTTCGTGGACTTCCGGGAGATCGGATGGCACGACTGGATCATCCAGCCTGAGGGCTATGCGATGAACTTCTGCACAGGGCAGTGCCCCCTGCATGTGGCAGGCATGCCAGGCATCGCCGCCTCCTTTTACACCTCGGTGCTCAATCTTCTCAAGGTCAACACAGCTGCAGGCACCACCAGAGGGAGTTCATGCTGTGTGCCCACCGTCCGGCGCCCCCTCTCTCTGCTCTACTATGACAGGGACAGCAACATTGTCAAGACTGACATACCTGACATGGTGGTAGAGGCCTGTGGGTGCAGTTAG
- the INHBE gene encoding inhibin beta E chain: MGLLKVQLQLVLLWALVWAQVAGSACPSCGGPTLAPQAERALVLKLAKQQILEGLQLTSRPRLTHPPPKAVLTRALRRLQRGRVVPANGEQVISFAVLTDSSTATCSSTLTFHLSTPRSHHLYHARLWLQVLPTLPGPLSLRIFRWGGRRRGRGSRVFLAEHQLTTPGWHALTLPSSGLKREESGVLKLRLDCSPLEGNRTVTPQLLDTAGEQRPFLELKTRPKLPGAGRARRRTPSCEPATPLCCRRDHYVDFQELGWRDWILQPEGYRLNYCSGQCPPHLAGSPGIAASFHSAVFSLLKANNPWPLGTSCCVPTARRPLSLLYLDRDGNVVKTDVPDMVVEACGCS, from the exons ATGGGACTCCTCAAGGTCCAGCTCCAGCTGGTGCTGCTGTGGGCACTGGTGTGGGCACAGGTGGCAGGGTCTGCGTGTCCCTCCTGTGGGGGCCCCACACTGGCACCCCAAGCAGAGCGAGCTCTGGTCCTCAAGCTGGCCAAGCAGCAAATCCTTGAGGGACTACAGCTGACCAGTCGTCCCCGGCTGACTCATCCTCCACCCAAGGCGGTGCTCACCAGAGCCCTCCGGAGACTGCAGCGGGGAAGAGTGGTTCCAGCGAATGGGGAGCAGGTCATCAGCTTTGCTGTCCTCACAG ACTCCTCCACCGCCACCTGCAGCTCCACACTCACCTTCCACCTGTCCACTCCTCGGTCCCACCACCTGTATCATGCTCGCCTCTGGCTGCAAGTGCTCCCCACCCTTCCCGGCCCTCTTTCCTTGAGGATTTTCCGatgggggggcaggaggagaggccgAGGGTCCCGCGTCTTTCTGGCTGAGCACCAGTTGACAACCCCGGGCTGGCACGCCCTAACTCTGCCCTCTAGCGGCTTGAAGCGTGAGGAGTCTGGTGTCTTGAAACTCCGACTGGACTGCAGTCCCCTAGAAGGCAACCGCACTGTCACCCCACAGCTCCTGGACACAGCAGGAGAGCAGCGGCCCTTCCTGGAACTTAAGACCCGGCCCAAATTGCCTGGAGCAGGCCGGGCCAGGAGGAGGACCCCCAGCTGTGAGCCCGCGACCCCCTTATGCTGTCGGCGAGACCATTATGTAGACTTCCAGGAGCTGGGATGGCGGGATTGGATCCTGCAACCCGAGGGGTACCGGCTGAATTACTGCAGTGGCCAGTGTCCCCCCCACCTGGCTGGCAGCCCTGGCATTGCCGCCTCCTTCCATTCCGCTGTCTTCAGTCTCCTCAAGGCTAACAACCCTTGGCCCTTGGGTACTTCTTGCTGTGTCCCTACTGCCCGaaggcctctctctctcctctaccTTGACCGTGATGGCAACGTGGTCAAGACAGATGTGCCGGATATGGTGGTAGAGGCCTGTGGCTGCAGCTAG